The Kribbella sp. NBC_00662 nucleotide sequence CGCGGATCGCCTGCAGCGCGCGGTGGTCCCACATCGCCTGCGCGAAGACGCGGTGGCGGATCGACGGCCAAGGAGTACCGTCCCGGCCCGGATAGACCGCGAAGGCGTCGCCGGACGGGAACGCGCCTCCGGCCGAGGTGTCCTCGAACGGGTTGACCCGTCGGATCGAGTGCCACGTGTACCAGAAGTTGAAGCCCCAGTGCAGGAAGCCGTCGACCCCGGCCGCGAACAGCTGATGCCCGAGCGCACGGTTGCGCGCCGAGGGCATCCCGATGAACCGGTTGGCGACGTCGCGGTCCTGTGAGACGCAGTAGTAGACCCACAGACGCTCCGGCCGCTCTGCGAGGAACGGCTCGACATGGTCGGTCGCGACGACCGGCACCGCCACCGCGCCCGAGGTATAGAACGAGTGCTCGCTCAGCGCATCGACGACCGTCCAGCCCTTCAGCAGATCGGCGACGACGGCTTTCGCGGCGAGGTACGTCGCCAGCCCCTCCTCGCCCGACGGCTCGTCCGAGATGTGGAAGACCACGTGGTCGCGGTCCCACTCCTCGTCGAGCACGGCCTGCAGCGCCGGCAGCAGCGCTTCCATCAGCTTGCGGTAGCTGGCGTCGGTCGCGGGAACGTCCCATCCGAAGACGCGCTTCTGGTTGACGATGATGCCCGGCGTCGCTCGGGCGCCCCACTGGGTGAACAGGTGCGCGACCTCGACGCCGGTGATCCCCGTACGCCGGCACAGCTCGAGCCACCGTCGCAGCCGGTCGAACCCGAACTCGTACCCGTCGCCGCTCTCGGTGATGTCGACGAGCTGCACCACGGTCCGGTACGAACCGACGGCGGTGTCGAGTGGCGGCGTCCACACCGGAGCGAGCAGCGAGGTCGCGCCCATCTCGGCCGCGGATGCCATGAACCGCTCCACGACGTTCCAATGCTCCTCGCTGAACACCTCGAGCCCGTAGTGATCCGCGAGCGCGTCGAGGTGCATCCAATGGCTCGACACGATGTCGAGCGGCGGCACCTCGATGCCGGTGAGCTCGACCGTGACCGGCGCGCGATGCAGCTCGCGGCCGTCGGACGAGGTCAGCACGATCGTGAGTTCATGGACGCCGGCCCGCGCCGGATCGGTCGTGGTGACGTCGAACCACAGCGCAGCCCAGGCGCCGAACCGGACCGGAGCTTCGCCGTTCGAGACCGGTCGCAGCAGGTCCGGGTACAGCCCGGGTTCGTCGAACTCGTAGCCGTCGTCGTGCTCCGGCAGTGCCACGAACGAACACGGCACGAGCTCCACGGACGACACCGCGACGAGGTCGGCCGCCGCACCTTCGACCCGGACCTGCAGCGGGCTGGGGTCGCGGAACGTCGGCTCGAGCGGCGGGCGATAGGCCAGCTGGAACGACGCCGGCTCGCCCAGGAAGGCCTGGAACCTCGTCTCCGCGCGCACCGGACGGGGATCCCGGATCGGGTGCACCTTCGCGAGCGCATCGCAGACAACGAACTCCCACGTCCCGGCCACGCCAGACCACCATCCCGTTCCTTTGCGCAATTGTGGCTCCTATGATGCAGATCCGCGCATCAATGCACAATGGCGCTGGGCTGGCCGGAGCGGCAAGCGCTCCGGCCAGGTCCGGGTCAGCTGGTGGCGAGGCCGGCCGTGCCTGCGGTGGTGGCGCCGGCGACTTCCTCCTGCTTGGTCAGCGTGCCGTCGTGATGGACGGCGTACGAAGCGACGGAGCCGTTCGACAGACGCACGTACAGGAACTTGCCGTCGGGGCTGAGCGCGGCGTCCGAGCCCCCGGCGCTGGTCGGAGCTGCTACCGAAGCCAGCAGGTGGAGTCGTCCGTCGGCAGCGATGCGGTACGACGAGATCGACGCGCTCGCCGCGTTGACCGTGAAGGCGTAATCGCGCGTGACGACGAGCCAGCACGCGGCCGCCTGCTGGTCGCCGACCGAGGCGCTGACCGTCCGCATCCGGTTGCCGTGTACGGAGTACGACGAGACCGCTGACGGGCCGGCCTCGGAGACGATCGCATCACCACGACGGTCGAAATCGAATCCGTACGGCGTGACTCCGGCGGAGTGATGCGGTGTGGCCGTACCGGCGTACCCGTTGCGGATCGCGAACGTGTCGATCGTCTGATCGCCCTTGTGAGTCACGACCAGACTCCGGCCGTCGGGAGTGAACGAGACCTGGGCGGCCGCGGTCGGGGTTGCGCCGGACTTGCTGAGCGACCTGGTCGAGTGCGGCAACGGTTGCAGGTGCCCGTCGTGGCTGACCCTGAGACCGCTGATGGTTTCGCTGTTCTGGTTCAGCACGTAGACGACGCCGTGGCGGACGGTGACGCTGACCGGCAGATCGCCCCCGCTGGGGGCGACGTCGCGCCGTACAAGACCTCGGTCGGTGATGGCGAGCGTCGACACCGTGTCGTCACCGCCGTTCACCGCGAACAGAAGGTTGCCCTGACGCACCAGTCCGTACTGCGAAGCGAGCGACGACCCGAGTCCGTGACCGCCGGTCGGAACCGCGGCGCCGACACGCAAACGGCCGTCACGCAGCCGATCGAAGACCTGGACAGCATTGCCACTGGCAACGTTCGTCGTCTCGTACACGTGCCCGACGACCACGTCGCCGCCGGATCGTCCGGTCACCGCGGCGTTCGCGGGCGCGGTCGCCAGCAAGGACGCCACGGCAACGGCAGCGAACGCAGGCGCCAGTAACCGGGCAGAATGAATGGGCATGGAAATTCCTCTCACGCAGGGAATCACTGGAACGCCTTTGACAGTAGGGCTTTCCGCGATCCGCGAGAGGAATTTCCAAGCACGGTAAGGATGCCGTTATCGCCGCCAACTGGTTCGTGAAACGTAAGGTTTGTGGTGCTCGCCGGGACTGCTTGCGGGGACTGTCAGTCCTTGAAGGCGTCCTTGGCCTTCTCGCCGGCCTGCTTCAGGTCGGCCTTGGTCTTCTCGGCCTGCCCCTCGGCCTGCAGGTCGCGATCGTCGGTCGCGTCGCCGGTCTTCTCCTTGGCCTTGCCCTTGGCAGCCTCGGCCATGTTCTTGATCTTGTCGCCAGCACTCATCGAACTCTCCTTCCGATCCGGTGATCGTCGCCTCCCGGTGCCACCCGGCAGACGATGCGAAACGGCACCATTCACCAAACCACCTTGCCCGGCCGTATCGGGAGCGCGACAGGTTGCTCCGCAGCCGCGATCTGCAGAAGGGGCTGGTCCCGTCGTGCGCGCACCGTTCGTTTGTCACGTCGGGCTGTCACACCTGGCCTAGGACTGGTGGCCGGTCCAGCGGGGTGCGACCCGGCGCCATTCGCGGGCCCATTCGTCGGCGCGGTGACTGTCGAGTGGGCGCAGGGCGAGGCGGAACGCGACGAAGATCGCGGGCCAGGCGAGCAGCGGGAACGTCAGGGCGATCGCGGTGCCGAGGGCTGCGCTGTCGCCGGAGGTTGGTGGGGCGCCAGTCATCGCGCCGGCCTGGTCGATCCAGATCAGCACGGCTGCGTTGACCGGAGTACCGAGCAGGACGTCTGTCTCTCCCTCGTGGGAGGCCCCTGACTGGTCCTGCCACCTGACGCGAACCGACGTCGTCGTGAGCCCCAGCGTCGACGGTACGGCGTTGGCCGTGCCGTCCAGCGTTCGCGCATGGACCTGGTGAACGCCGGCGCGTTCCTGGGCCGCGGACTGGTCGGCCCGATCGTGCAGCGTCGTACCGAGGGCTGCTGCCGCGGGGATCACCAGCAGCGCGATCACGATCGCGACCAGGAGGAGCGCCGCCTCGATCCGGTCGACCCTCCGCCGCAACGGATTGTGGCCGAAGCTCAGTCGCCGCAGCTGCATCATGACGAACGGCTCGGCCCGGTGTTGCGGCGTGGAACTCATCGCGCTCCCCCTATCTGCTTCACAACGTAAGACAGCAGAAACACGCTGGCTGTGACGTCGCTGCAGATTGCAGAGGGCAACCGCGTGGTGGGCCCTACGGATACGTGGTGATGGCGACCACGCAGCTGCCCACGTTCTTCAGCGGCGCGAGCGCGGGGGCTGCGGCCGGATCGTGGAGCCGAAGGCACGACGAGCCGGAGAGGAGCCGGGACGTGAACGCGACAGGGTCACGGCAGGTGCGATACGACGGGGAGAACCCAGCGGTCCAGACCGCATGCGCCGGGCAAGTCGGCGGCGACCTGGACGAGGCGGTCGCAACCTTCCTGGAAGTCCGTCCGCGGTTGCTGGCGATCGCGTACCGCTTCCTCTCCAACGCGAGTGACGCCGAGGATCTGGTGCAGGAGACGTGGCTGCGCTGGCAGAAGACGGACCGCACGGTTGTCGAGAATCCGCAGGCACTCCTGGCGACGATGACCACACGGCTCGCGATCAACCTCAGCCAGTCCGCCCGGCGTCGCCACGAGACCCCGATGACGTCTGCAGCCGCCGAGCGGATCGACGACGGTGAGGACCCGGCAACCGCAGCCGAACAGAGCGACGCCGTCGAACAAGCCATGCTCGTCGTCCTCCAGAGCCTGTCCCCCAGGGAGCGTGCTGCCTTCGTACTCCGCGAGGCCTTCGACTACTCCTACGGGCAGCTCGCTGAGTTCCTCCACCTCGGTACGGCGAACAGCAGGCAGCTGGTCTGCCGGGCGCGGCGACGGATCGCGACCGACAAGCAGACCATCGTCACCAGCGAGTCACATCAGCACTTCGTCCACGCGTTCCTCGCCGCGGCCCGGGCCGGTGACCTGACCAGATTCGAAGAGCTGCTGACCGCCGACCTGGCCGCTTGACTGCGCTCCGGGGCGACTCGGCCGTCAAGTTGGTCACAGTTGTCACCTAGCTGCCGGCGGCCCGCTCGATGACCTGAGTGGTCGTCTTGGGGTCGCTGATCAGGCCGAGGTGTCCCTCGTCGAACTCCGTCACGGTGGATCCGGCCCGCTTCGCCATCGCGCGCTGGACGTCCGGCGGGATGATCTTGTCGCCGGTGCCGATCAGGTACCAGGACGGGATCGTCTTCCAGGCCGGAGCACCGGACGTGTCGGCCAGGCCGCCGAAGGCACCCGGTCGCTGGGTCGCGTAGACCATTTCCTGGTCCTCGGCGTTCAGGCCGGTCGCGAACCACGTCAGGACCGTCGACCGCTTCAGGTAGAGATCGGTGGTCGGCGTCGGCGGCCCGGCCGGGACGAAATCGAACACCTGGGTCGGATCGGGGTTCGAGAGCGCGGAGTCCGCACTGGCCGCCTGGAGAGCCGTCTCGCCCTCGTCGAGCGCGAACGCGTTGACGTACACGAGCGCCTCGATGTTCGGCAGTCCGGTGGCCGCGTTGGTGATCACGGCACCGCCGTACGAGTGACCGACCAGGACGACCGGGCCTGGCAAGGTTTGGAGGAACGCCCGTACGGACGCGGCGTCGCCCGGAAGCGAGCGCAAAGGGTTCGGGATCGCCCGCACGGTGTACCCGTCGTCGTGCAGCCGGCCGATGACGCCCGACCAGTTCGACGCGTCCGCCCACGCACCGTGCACCAGCACGATCGTCGGCCTGATGTCACTGCTCATGAATCTGTCCTGTTCGGTCCGGAGGGCGGCTCCGATGTCGCCCACTCGCCTCTAGGTCCGGACACCGCCCTCGGCTGTGACATCGCTGAACGCCTCGTACAACGGGCTCTCCGCGAGGAGGTCGTTGCTGTGCCGGGCGTTGTGACGGTGCGCCACCCGGCGATGACCTTCGAGGATCGCGGCGATGCCGCCGATGCTCCACACACCGAGTACGACGGCATGCTGCGCCGCGCCGTGCCCGTCGAAGTACGCGGCGCTCCGGAGCAGGTTCGCACCGGCGCCCGGCGGCATCAGCTGTGACGATCGCTATCCTGGTCGGCTACATCCAGCAGCTCGCGATCCTCGGCCCTGACGCTGTGGCCGATACCCCGGAGGCGCTCAGGGCGCTGTGGCCGCTGTCAGCGTGACAGGACGCAGTCGCCGCAGAGGGGGCCGTCGTGATTGGGCGCGGCTCGGTAGACGAGGCAGCAGCTACGGCGGCGGAAGGTGCCGGCTGTCGTGGTGTGGGTGTCGTGCAGGGCCGGGTGGGCGAGGAGGGCGTCGGCAACTTCTTTGGCTCGGGGCGCTAACTCGGGTGCAGCGTTGGTGAGGGCTACGAAGGCGCCGTTGATGGCGGAGGCCACGTTGCCCTTGAGGATGTGGTCTGAGACGTTGAAGGGCTGGGTGACCCTGTCGAGGGCCGGGATTGGGCCTTCGAACAGCTCGGCGCCGAGGTCGCGTGAGGTGGTTGGCGGTGCCAACGAGAGTGGGAAGGCGCCGCCGAGAACTGGTTGCCAGTGCACGCTTTCGAGGTCGACGGGCGGGACACCGTCGCCCAGCACCGAGGTGGCGAAGGCGGGTGAGACGAGGCGCGCGACCAGGCCCAGGTGGGTGATCGACGCGGCGACCCGGATCTCCACGGCCTCGGGCTCCTGGCCGCCCGCGGCGGCCAGGTATGCGCGGGTGGTCATCACCCGGTCCTCGAGTACGGCGGGGTCGTCGAGCAGCTCCGACATGTTCCGCCACGGTGCGACGGCCGCCGTACCCGAGGGGTGTTGCTCGTGCGCGAAGAACGGGCCGAGGGCAACGACCTGGTCGAGCGTCATGCGTTGTGGACCGGCTCCGCCTGCTCGGTGCGGGCCGTGCGCGGCTGGAGCAGGCGCTCCGCGAGCGGTCCGAAGATCAGGCCGATGGCTCCCCACAACAGCACCTGGGCAGCGACCGAGTACAGCCGGAACTCGTACAACGTGTCGGCGTCGAAACCCGGGAAGACGATGTTGCCCTTGTCATCGGTCAGCGGCAACGGTGTCTCGGTCGCATGCCGCCCGTACTCCTCGACGTTCGCCGCCAACTGACCGACCGAGGGCAGCACGGCCATCAGCACACCGACGATCGCGACGTACGCCGCGAGCGCGAGCAGCGTCGCGTTCCAGTTGCCGAAGCGTGGTTGCAGTCGCTTGCCGAGCAGGACGGCTCCGATCAGCAGCACGATCGAGCAGGCCACCATCGCGAGGTACAGGTTGCCGCGGTCGTGGATCGTGTCCTCGTGCCCGATCGCCGGCGGATTGGCCGGGTATTTCAGGAACGGCACGAAGTAGACCGCGAGGAAGCCGCCGAGCGCGACCAGCATCGCCAGGTTGCGCGGGCGCAGCTTGCCGACCCGGCCGAGGCAGATCGCATAGGCGACCGCGAACAGCGCGCCCATCGCGATCCCGAACAGCACGACGCCGACACCGATGCCGATGTTCGCCTGCAAGGTCCGGCTGAAGAGCTCGTGGCCGCCGTGGTCGACCGGCAGCCCGGCCGCCTCGTCCAGCGCGTGCTGAGCAGCGTCCCGGCCGCTCTCGTAGTCGATCGCGGCCTGGATCTGGGACTCGGCGAAGATCCGCGCGAACACGAACGCGATCAGCCCGGCCACTGCGCCGGCGA carries:
- a CDS encoding CbtA family protein; protein product: MERKLILRGALAGAVAGLIAFVFARIFAESQIQAAIDYESGRDAAQHALDEAAGLPVDHGGHELFSRTLQANIGIGVGVVLFGIAMGALFAVAYAICLGRVGKLRPRNLAMLVALGGFLAVYFVPFLKYPANPPAIGHEDTIHDRGNLYLAMVACSIVLLIGAVLLGKRLQPRFGNWNATLLALAAYVAIVGVLMAVLPSVGQLAANVEEYGRHATETPLPLTDDKGNIVFPGFDADTLYEFRLYSVAAQVLLWGAIGLIFGPLAERLLQPRTARTEQAEPVHNA
- a CDS encoding DUF4091 domain-containing protein; amino-acid sequence: MAGTWEFVVCDALAKVHPIRDPRPVRAETRFQAFLGEPASFQLAYRPPLEPTFRDPSPLQVRVEGAAADLVAVSSVELVPCSFVALPEHDDGYEFDEPGLYPDLLRPVSNGEAPVRFGAWAALWFDVTTTDPARAGVHELTIVLTSSDGRELHRAPVTVELTGIEVPPLDIVSSHWMHLDALADHYGLEVFSEEHWNVVERFMASAAEMGATSLLAPVWTPPLDTAVGSYRTVVQLVDITESGDGYEFGFDRLRRWLELCRRTGITGVEVAHLFTQWGARATPGIIVNQKRVFGWDVPATDASYRKLMEALLPALQAVLDEEWDRDHVVFHISDEPSGEEGLATYLAAKAVVADLLKGWTVVDALSEHSFYTSGAVAVPVVATDHVEPFLAERPERLWVYYCVSQDRDVANRFIGMPSARNRALGHQLFAAGVDGFLHWGFNFWYTWHSIRRVNPFEDTSAGGAFPSGDAFAVYPGRDGTPWPSIRHRVFAQAMWDHRALQAIRAAHGGTAALDVIDADRTLRFDRPVLDPEHYYESRRRMTAALTNAVG
- a CDS encoding lactonase family protein, which translates into the protein MPIHSARLLAPAFAAVAVASLLATAPANAAVTGRSGGDVVVGHVYETTNVASGNAVQVFDRLRDGRLRVGAAVPTGGHGLGSSLASQYGLVRQGNLLFAVNGGDDTVSTLAITDRGLVRRDVAPSGGDLPVSVTVRHGVVYVLNQNSETISGLRVSHDGHLQPLPHSTRSLSKSGATPTAAAQVSFTPDGRSLVVTHKGDQTIDTFAIRNGYAGTATPHHSAGVTPYGFDFDRRGDAIVSEAGPSAVSSYSVHGNRMRTVSASVGDQQAAACWLVVTRDYAFTVNAASASISSYRIAADGRLHLLASVAAPTSAGGSDAALSPDGKFLYVRLSNGSVASYAVHHDGTLTKQEEVAGATTAGTAGLATS
- a CDS encoding alpha/beta fold hydrolase, giving the protein MSSDIRPTIVLVHGAWADASNWSGVIGRLHDDGYTVRAIPNPLRSLPGDAASVRAFLQTLPGPVVLVGHSYGGAVITNAATGLPNIEALVYVNAFALDEGETALQAASADSALSNPDPTQVFDFVPAGPPTPTTDLYLKRSTVLTWFATGLNAEDQEMVYATQRPGAFGGLADTSGAPAWKTIPSWYLIGTGDKIIPPDVQRAMAKRAGSTVTEFDEGHLGLISDPKTTTQVIERAAGS
- a CDS encoding CsbD family protein, with the protein product MSAGDKIKNMAEAAKGKAKEKTGDATDDRDLQAEGQAEKTKADLKQAGEKAKDAFKD
- a CDS encoding sigma-70 family RNA polymerase sigma factor, with amino-acid sequence MATTQLPTFFSGASAGAAAGSWSRRHDEPERSRDVNATGSRQVRYDGENPAVQTACAGQVGGDLDEAVATFLEVRPRLLAIAYRFLSNASDAEDLVQETWLRWQKTDRTVVENPQALLATMTTRLAINLSQSARRRHETPMTSAAAERIDDGEDPATAAEQSDAVEQAMLVVLQSLSPRERAAFVLREAFDYSYGQLAEFLHLGTANSRQLVCRARRRIATDKQTIVTSESHQHFVHAFLAAARAGDLTRFEELLTADLAA